In Acidicapsa ligni, a single window of DNA contains:
- a CDS encoding TolC family protein, whose amino-acid sequence MTPTRMQNLFQPFVAQFRRVLPFTLASLAAATAIVVPGIAQTVVPPGLSGSTAPTSADFQGSITAGQATGDTLSLTLDDAVQRGLKNNLGLLLSGTQTANTRGQRLQELQALLPSIDASAKESLAQVDLAAEGLKIPGFPTIIGPYGYTDLRVNLSWSLLNLNALRTYMSAKHSFKAAQLSAEDSRQMVILTVGNAYLLVVADQARIDTTEAEVKTSKVSLDQASDSHAAGTSPKLDVLRAQVDYQSLEQQLIVARNQLEKDKLALARTIGLPLEQKFTLADTVPYSAFDQPNVQEAIKQALANRKDRSASIETTAADVDQRKAATADRLPTIKAEADYGDIGVNVRTSHGTGNATGTVTIPIFKEAQFRGEAGVAQSQLDEQRDKQSDLDAQIEADVRDALLDIASSQQQVEVSKSNVDLSTEALSEAQQRYTAGVSDNLAVSQAQQSQAQANGQYINSLYQHNVAKLNLARAMGVAQNYKDFLGGK is encoded by the coding sequence GTGACGCCAACCAGAATGCAAAACCTGTTCCAGCCATTCGTTGCCCAGTTTAGGAGAGTTCTACCCTTTACGCTGGCAAGTCTCGCCGCCGCGACAGCTATCGTTGTGCCGGGAATCGCGCAAACCGTTGTTCCGCCAGGTTTAAGCGGCTCAACGGCGCCAACCAGCGCTGACTTTCAGGGCAGCATCACCGCAGGGCAAGCGACGGGAGACACCCTTTCGCTGACCCTCGACGATGCGGTACAGCGCGGACTCAAAAACAATCTGGGCCTGCTGCTTAGCGGCACCCAGACGGCGAATACACGTGGTCAGCGCCTTCAGGAACTCCAGGCCCTGCTGCCCTCCATCGACGCTTCCGCCAAGGAATCTCTGGCGCAGGTCGATCTGGCTGCCGAGGGACTCAAGATTCCGGGTTTCCCCACCATTATCGGTCCTTACGGATACACGGATCTGCGCGTCAACCTGAGCTGGAGTTTGCTGAATCTAAATGCTTTGCGCACTTATATGTCCGCGAAGCATAGCTTCAAGGCGGCGCAGCTTTCGGCTGAAGACTCTCGCCAGATGGTGATTCTCACTGTCGGCAACGCATATCTATTGGTGGTGGCCGATCAGGCCCGCATCGACACGACCGAGGCTGAGGTCAAAACATCCAAGGTTTCTCTCGATCAGGCATCGGATAGCCACGCTGCTGGTACTTCTCCCAAGCTCGACGTGCTGCGTGCCCAAGTCGATTACCAGAGCCTCGAACAGCAGTTGATCGTCGCCCGCAACCAGTTGGAAAAGGATAAGCTGGCGCTGGCCCGCACTATCGGTCTGCCGCTGGAGCAAAAATTCACGTTGGCCGATACGGTTCCTTACTCCGCTTTTGATCAGCCGAATGTGCAGGAGGCCATCAAGCAGGCTCTTGCCAATCGTAAAGATCGCTCGGCCTCGATTGAAACTACCGCTGCCGATGTCGATCAACGTAAAGCAGCTACCGCGGATCGTCTGCCTACCATCAAGGCAGAGGCGGATTATGGCGATATCGGCGTTAACGTACGGACCTCGCATGGCACGGGCAATGCAACTGGCACCGTGACCATCCCTATCTTTAAGGAAGCTCAGTTTCGGGGCGAGGCCGGCGTAGCGCAGTCGCAGTTGGATGAACAGCGCGACAAACAGAGCGATCTGGATGCACAGATTGAAGCGGATGTTCGCGATGCACTTTTGGATATCGCTTCATCGCAACAGCAGGTGGAGGTTTCGAAGTCGAACGTCGATCTCTCTACCGAAGCGCTGAGCGAGGCCCAGCAGCGCTATACCGCAGGTGTCAGCGATAACCTAGCGGTTTCTCAGGCTCAGCAGTCCCAGGCGCAGGCCAACGGACAGTACATCAACAGCCTCTACCAGCACAATGTAGCCAAGCTCAACCTGGCTCGTGCGATGGGTGTGGCGCAGAATTACAAAGATTTTTTGGGAGGTAAGTGA
- a CDS encoding HlyD family secretion protein — MADSTPASGNQPDTKAAPEAQPKKSRRGLIIIVLLVLVIAGGLFYWHSTYTEDTDDAQINGHLIQVSSRINGTVLKVSVDENQYVDKGAVIAELDPADYQVAVENAEAALASAKANAIAAGVNVPITSINTGSTLRSAGADVSGAQASVLQAQSQVQAAHAKVLQAQANNLKANQDLERYKPLVAKDVISKQQYDAAVANADATKADVADAIASEQAAQQGVLVANQREFQSRASYKSAETGPQQVAAQHARAQQAEAQVKAAQAQLDQAQLNLSYTKIVAPSNGIITRKNLELNQNISPGQNLLTLVSLDDLWITANFKETQLRHITAGQSVEIDVDATGHKYHGKVTQVGGATGSVLSLFPPENATGNYVKVVQRVPVRIDFTDLKDEDNHHLLRPGLSVEPNVRVKD, encoded by the coding sequence GTGGCGGACTCTACTCCAGCCTCCGGCAACCAGCCGGATACAAAAGCGGCCCCCGAGGCTCAACCCAAGAAGAGCCGTCGTGGCCTGATTATCATCGTGCTTCTCGTACTGGTGATCGCAGGCGGACTCTTTTACTGGCACTCGACCTATACCGAAGACACGGATGACGCCCAGATCAATGGGCATCTTATCCAGGTCAGCTCCCGCATCAATGGGACGGTGCTGAAGGTCAGCGTGGACGAGAACCAGTATGTCGACAAGGGCGCCGTCATCGCCGAGCTCGATCCGGCCGATTACCAGGTTGCCGTTGAAAACGCGGAAGCCGCTCTTGCCAGCGCCAAGGCCAATGCCATCGCCGCTGGCGTCAACGTGCCCATTACCTCGATCAACACCGGCAGCACGTTGCGTTCCGCGGGTGCCGATGTTTCCGGCGCGCAGGCCTCGGTTCTGCAGGCTCAGAGCCAGGTGCAGGCAGCTCACGCCAAGGTTCTGCAGGCACAGGCTAACAACCTCAAGGCCAATCAGGATCTTGAGCGTTACAAGCCCCTGGTAGCCAAGGATGTGATCAGCAAGCAGCAGTACGATGCTGCCGTTGCAAATGCCGACGCAACCAAGGCCGATGTAGCCGATGCGATTGCCAGCGAGCAAGCCGCACAGCAGGGCGTGCTGGTTGCTAACCAACGCGAGTTCCAATCGAGGGCGTCGTATAAGTCCGCCGAAACCGGTCCTCAACAGGTCGCGGCTCAGCATGCACGTGCTCAGCAGGCCGAGGCCCAGGTCAAAGCGGCCCAGGCCCAACTCGATCAGGCCCAGCTCAATCTGAGCTATACCAAGATTGTGGCCCCGTCTAACGGCATCATTACCCGCAAAAATCTCGAACTCAACCAGAACATTTCGCCAGGCCAGAATCTTCTGACGCTGGTCTCGCTTGACGATCTTTGGATTACCGCCAACTTCAAGGAAACCCAGCTTCGGCATATCACCGCCGGGCAGTCGGTGGAGATTGATGTGGATGCCACCGGTCACAAGTACCACGGCAAGGTCACCCAGGTCGGCGGTGCAACGGGTTCTGTTCTCTCGCTCTTTCCGCCGGAGAACGCGACTGGCAACTATGTTAAGGTCGTCCAGCGCGTGCCTGTTCGCATCGACTTTACTGACCTGAAGGATGAGGATAATCATCACCTCCTCCGTCCGGGTCTTTCGGTTGAGCCAAACGTTCGCGTCAAGGACTAA
- a CDS encoding NAD(P)H-hydrate dehydratase, whose protein sequence is MKILSAAEMNACDRATSERFGLSPAQLMQSASSAVAAFARQQFPAARCITVLCGRGNNGGDGMIAARLLAESGCAVTVLLLGDPAGLHDEPATAWKWLTEHLDLLAAEAILSEDDFARHSEALTADLVLDAICGTGFKPPLRGLPLAALNWLQAAKSPVLAVDLPSGWDADEVKLQPTDADNKPLLSFPADAIITFTAPKPAHVFSQLTRYWYQPVVVASIGSSEETIVSSLNIRWTGSAKAITEAVRTVDSNKGMYGHVLVVGGSPGKSGAPGMTALAALRTGAGLVTAAVSPSVLSLVAALAPELMTHALIADETGQISAKNLEAENLKTLLNKITVLAIGPGLGETPEAVEFALGLLAATRIPAVVDADALNAIARQPEKLIELAKDRTMVLTPHPGEMARLTGLTTKQVQADRLKVARDFSAKYGVILVLKGARTLIAHPDGSVAVNTTGNPGMAKGGSGDLLTGFVASLLGQHPKNPKRAVEAAVYLHGLAADITVRQHDQHTLLATDSLAYLDKAFRFRPFSYDFRLGSGYGWLQGLPADFGGLDTPGVR, encoded by the coding sequence ATGAAGATTCTTTCCGCTGCGGAGATGAACGCCTGCGACCGGGCTACCAGCGAACGCTTTGGCCTGTCACCCGCGCAACTGATGCAATCCGCCTCCAGCGCTGTCGCAGCGTTTGCACGGCAGCAGTTTCCCGCTGCCAGATGCATCACTGTTCTCTGCGGACGTGGGAACAACGGTGGCGACGGGATGATAGCTGCTCGCCTGCTCGCTGAATCGGGCTGCGCGGTAACGGTATTGCTGCTCGGGGATCCAGCCGGATTGCATGATGAACCGGCGACGGCGTGGAAATGGCTGACGGAGCATCTGGACTTGCTGGCAGCGGAGGCGATCCTGAGCGAGGATGATTTTGCCCGGCATTCTGAAGCGCTTACGGCTGATCTCGTCCTTGACGCTATCTGCGGCACGGGCTTCAAACCGCCCCTGCGTGGACTTCCGCTGGCTGCACTGAACTGGCTGCAGGCGGCCAAGTCTCCAGTGCTGGCAGTCGATCTGCCGTCTGGCTGGGATGCGGACGAAGTCAAGCTTCAGCCGACGGATGCTGATAATAAGCCGCTTCTATCTTTCCCCGCAGACGCCATTATTACGTTTACGGCTCCCAAGCCGGCCCACGTTTTCAGCCAGCTTACGCGCTACTGGTATCAGCCGGTCGTCGTAGCATCCATTGGCTCGTCTGAAGAAACAATCGTTTCCAGCCTGAATATTCGATGGACGGGCTCGGCCAAGGCCATTACAGAAGCGGTCCGCACGGTCGATTCGAACAAGGGGATGTACGGCCATGTGCTGGTAGTCGGCGGCAGTCCGGGTAAATCGGGCGCGCCGGGCATGACCGCGCTGGCAGCTCTGCGAACGGGCGCTGGCCTGGTTACGGCTGCGGTGTCTCCATCTGTGCTTTCGCTGGTGGCCGCGCTCGCGCCGGAGTTGATGACGCATGCGCTAATTGCAGATGAAACCGGGCAGATTTCGGCGAAGAATCTGGAAGCTGAAAATCTCAAAACGCTGCTGAATAAGATCACGGTTCTTGCCATCGGGCCCGGCCTTGGCGAAACCCCCGAGGCAGTCGAGTTTGCGTTAGGCCTGTTGGCTGCAACGCGTATTCCGGCTGTTGTCGATGCCGATGCTTTGAACGCCATCGCACGGCAGCCGGAAAAGCTGATCGAGCTGGCGAAAGATCGGACGATGGTTCTGACTCCGCACCCTGGCGAAATGGCGCGGCTGACCGGGCTGACGACGAAGCAGGTGCAGGCGGACAGGCTGAAGGTCGCCCGCGATTTCTCGGCCAAATACGGCGTGATTCTTGTGCTCAAAGGGGCTCGAACGCTGATTGCGCATCCAGATGGTTCGGTGGCGGTGAATACGACCGGGAATCCGGGAATGGCCAAGGGGGGCAGCGGTGACTTGCTGACGGGCTTTGTCGCCAGCCTGCTCGGCCAGCATCCGAAGAATCCTAAGCGGGCGGTGGAAGCGGCTGTCTACTTACATGGGCTGGCGGCGGACATCACGGTTCGCCAACATGATCAGCACACGTTGCTGGCGACGGATTCGCTGGCCTATCTCGACAAAGCGTTTCGCTTTCGCCCGTTTTCCTATGATTTTCGTCTCGGTTCCGGGTATGGTTGGTTGCAGGGATTACCCGCCGATTTTGGCGGTTTAGATACTCCAGGAGTGAGATGA
- the tsaE gene encoding tRNA (adenosine(37)-N6)-threonylcarbamoyltransferase complex ATPase subunit type 1 TsaE — translation MSKEPTVHEYETKSSAGTIAIGRKLAALLTPPRLLILTGDLGAGKTTLVKGIATALGAADSDEVTSPTFTLVHEYSGSLDGKPIKLLHLDLYRLDAERQLDSLGLDEMLTPDALVLIEWGEKFKSIRKRADGEITITSEGGDTRKVVVRLN, via the coding sequence ATGAGCAAAGAGCCCACGGTCCACGAATACGAGACAAAATCCAGCGCAGGAACCATCGCCATCGGGCGCAAATTGGCGGCTCTGCTTACGCCGCCGCGGCTGCTTATTCTGACGGGCGATTTGGGTGCGGGCAAGACCACGCTGGTCAAGGGAATCGCGACCGCGCTTGGAGCTGCTGACTCGGATGAGGTCACAAGCCCAACGTTCACGCTGGTCCATGAATACTCCGGCTCACTGGATGGCAAGCCGATCAAGCTGTTGCATCTTGATCTGTATCGGCTCGATGCCGAGCGCCAGCTTGATTCGCTTGGGCTGGATGAGATGCTGACCCCGGATGCGCTGGTGCTGATCGAGTGGGGAGAAAAATTCAAGAGCATCCGCAAGCGTGCTGACGGCGAGATCACCATCACTTCAGAGGGTGGGGATACGCGCAAGGTCGTGGTAAGGCTGAACTAG
- a CDS encoding trans-sulfuration enzyme family protein, giving the protein MSEHKYATLAVHAGQYPDPQTGSVNVPIYLSSTFELNGIGSDKGWDYSRGGNPTRDRLEEALAALEGGANAKVFGSGMAAITALVAPLHTGDHVICSHNVYGGTARLLDQVIQNYGIQIEYVDLTNLDALAAALKPSTRLVHVETPTNPLMQLTDIRAVSELAHSRGAEVSVDNTFLSPALQSPLALGADIVMHSTTKFLNGHSDGLGGVLVGSKPEHATRFHLIQKAMGGILSPFESFLVLRGIKTLPLRMKQHEENGRALAEFLSTHPKVQKIFYPGLKSHPQHELAVRQQKGFGSMMTLELGSREAVGRVLGAVKLFLNAESLGGVESLASHSATTTHAALTEERRQAIGITQGLLRLSVGIEDKDDLIADLTQALAAV; this is encoded by the coding sequence ATGTCTGAACACAAATACGCCACGCTTGCCGTCCATGCCGGACAATACCCCGACCCACAGACCGGATCGGTCAATGTCCCCATCTATCTCTCATCGACCTTTGAACTGAACGGCATCGGCAGCGACAAAGGCTGGGACTATTCGCGTGGCGGCAATCCTACCCGCGACCGTCTTGAAGAAGCACTTGCCGCCCTTGAAGGCGGCGCAAACGCCAAGGTCTTCGGCAGCGGCATGGCTGCAATCACCGCGCTCGTCGCACCGCTGCATACCGGCGATCACGTCATCTGCTCGCACAATGTCTATGGCGGCACGGCACGGCTTCTCGATCAGGTCATTCAGAACTACGGCATCCAGATCGAGTATGTCGATCTCACCAACCTGGATGCTCTCGCCGCAGCACTCAAGCCCTCCACTAGGCTGGTCCACGTCGAGACGCCGACCAACCCGCTGATGCAGCTCACCGACATTCGTGCTGTATCCGAGCTTGCCCACAGCCGCGGAGCCGAAGTCAGCGTCGACAACACCTTCTTGTCGCCCGCCCTGCAAAGCCCCCTGGCGCTCGGAGCGGATATCGTCATGCACTCGACGACCAAGTTCCTCAATGGACACTCCGACGGCCTCGGCGGTGTCCTGGTCGGCAGCAAGCCGGAACACGCAACTCGCTTTCACCTGATTCAAAAAGCAATGGGCGGCATTCTTTCGCCATTTGAAAGCTTCCTCGTCCTCCGCGGCATCAAGACGCTGCCTCTGCGTATGAAGCAGCATGAAGAAAACGGCCGCGCCCTTGCCGAATTCCTCTCGACGCACCCAAAAGTCCAGAAGATCTTCTATCCCGGCCTCAAGTCGCATCCGCAGCACGAGCTCGCAGTACGTCAGCAGAAGGGCTTCGGCTCCATGATGACCTTGGAGCTGGGCTCCCGCGAGGCCGTCGGACGCGTCCTCGGTGCGGTCAAGCTCTTCCTCAATGCAGAGTCGTTAGGCGGCGTCGAATCGCTGGCCTCCCACTCCGCCACCACAACCCACGCCGCGCTCACCGAAGAGCGTCGTCAGGCCATCGGAATCACACAAGGCCTGCTGCGTCTCTCTGTCGGTATCGAAGATAAAGACGACCTGATCGCCGACCTGACCCAGGCTCTGGCAGCAGTCTAA
- a CDS encoding carboxypeptidase-like regulatory domain-containing protein, with product MKMLSKALRSLFACALLAGSISALQAQEPVIHQKPIHMRHLNGLVIDRTGISLPYAEVVLLDAKDSHPLASTFADGNGKFAFEDRKRGQHLEIRATLKGFRPVQYEIAITRFGATRIRILLPAAA from the coding sequence ATGAAAATGCTGTCGAAAGCATTGCGATCTTTATTCGCATGCGCGTTGCTTGCAGGCTCCATCTCTGCACTACAGGCTCAAGAGCCGGTCATTCATCAGAAACCGATCCACATGCGCCATTTGAACGGGCTCGTCATCGACCGTACCGGTATATCGCTACCCTATGCCGAGGTTGTGTTACTCGATGCCAAAGATAGCCATCCACTGGCATCGACCTTCGCCGACGGCAACGGAAAGTTTGCCTTTGAAGACAGAAAGCGCGGCCAGCATCTGGAAATTCGCGCAACCCTCAAGGGCTTCAGACCTGTTCAATACGAGATCGCAATTACACGCTTTGGTGCAACGCGGATTCGTATCCTGCTTCCGGCCGCAGCTTGA
- a CDS encoding PLP-dependent cysteine synthase family protein: MSSASTTSSTLRIADDITQLVGSTPMLRLGRIAPSTTAGIFAKLEFLNPGGSIKDRAALGMILDAEARGLLRPGSTIIEATAGNTGVGLALIGVNRGYKVLLFVPEGFAEEKCILMRGFGAEVHRTPEEEGMGGAIRRARDASANIPGAFVALQFQNQSNPDYHHDTTAQEIWEQMEGRIDGFVAGVGSGGTFSGIARFLKEKDPSIFTLAVETQGSILQGGPVGKHKVEGIGVSFIPETFHRQYCDRIVAVSDDNAFTMVKRLAAEEGLLGGSSSGAIVHAAAALATELGPGKRIAIVIPDSAERYLSKNIFNGGL, translated from the coding sequence ATGTCTTCAGCAAGCACAACATCATCGACTTTGCGCATTGCCGATGACATCACCCAACTTGTCGGCTCCACGCCCATGCTGCGCCTGGGACGCATCGCACCCTCAACGACAGCCGGAATCTTCGCCAAGCTCGAATTTCTCAATCCCGGCGGCAGCATTAAAGATCGCGCTGCCCTGGGCATGATTCTCGACGCCGAAGCACGCGGCCTGTTGCGTCCCGGCTCGACAATCATCGAAGCCACCGCAGGCAACACCGGCGTTGGACTGGCCCTGATCGGCGTCAATCGCGGTTATAAGGTTCTGCTCTTCGTTCCCGAGGGCTTTGCCGAAGAGAAATGCATCCTCATGCGTGGCTTCGGCGCCGAAGTGCATCGCACCCCGGAAGAAGAAGGCATGGGCGGAGCAATCCGCCGCGCCCGCGATGCCTCAGCCAACATTCCCGGAGCTTTCGTAGCCCTTCAGTTTCAAAATCAATCCAACCCCGACTACCACCACGACACAACTGCACAGGAAATATGGGAGCAGATGGAAGGCCGGATCGACGGCTTCGTAGCCGGTGTCGGCTCAGGCGGAACCTTCAGCGGAATCGCCCGCTTCCTGAAGGAAAAAGATCCATCCATCTTCACCCTCGCCGTCGAAACGCAGGGCTCGATTCTGCAAGGTGGCCCGGTCGGCAAACATAAGGTAGAAGGCATCGGCGTCAGCTTCATTCCGGAAACCTTCCACCGCCAGTATTGCGATCGTATCGTCGCCGTCAGCGATGACAACGCCTTCACGATGGTCAAGCGCCTTGCCGCAGAAGAAGGCCTGCTCGGCGGCTCCAGCTCCGGCGCAATCGTTCATGCTGCAGCCGCGCTCGCCACCGAATTAGGCCCCGGCAAACGCATCGCAATCGTCATCCCCGACTCTGCCGAACGCTATCTCTCCAAGAACATCTTTAACGGTGGACTATGA
- a CDS encoding VWA domain-containing protein, with translation MPHCTKLLTTRFFAGPLLILMSAGLSALPLTGWAAQSTPAAGRQTQSTAPLTIDRDPVRSPDAPASTIAADDTVAKTKKGFILRSDVEEVSLNVTVLDNSGHIVQDLKGENFKVQEDGVQQALLSFQHQDIPVSIGLVVDNSGSMFKKRPAVNKSTLDLILASNPKDEAFVVNFADDAYIDQEFTSDVNKLRDGLSHLESRGGTALYDAVVASADKLAADAKRPKQVIVIITDGEDNASTLNLEQAIRRVQQLSGPVIYTIGLLFGDEMSHSEVRHARRALEMLSGETGGIAFFPKSLDQVDEIAAEVARDIRSQYTLGYHSTKPSTEPGFRKITVLAQAKGEGKLVVRTRTGYFPTVKNGATPGSTKPPASTTPPTPTDPPSSN, from the coding sequence ATGCCCCACTGCACTAAATTGCTCACAACCCGCTTCTTCGCCGGCCCGCTCCTCATACTCATGAGTGCCGGCCTCAGTGCTCTCCCGCTAACGGGATGGGCGGCACAGTCCACCCCCGCCGCCGGCAGACAGACACAATCGACAGCGCCGCTCACCATCGACCGCGACCCGGTTCGATCTCCCGACGCGCCAGCCAGCACGATCGCCGCTGACGATACCGTTGCCAAAACGAAAAAAGGCTTCATCCTCCGCAGCGATGTGGAAGAAGTCTCCCTCAACGTAACCGTGCTCGACAACAGCGGACACATCGTTCAGGACCTCAAGGGCGAAAACTTCAAGGTCCAGGAAGACGGCGTGCAGCAGGCCCTGCTCAGCTTCCAGCATCAGGACATCCCCGTCTCCATCGGCCTCGTCGTCGATAACTCCGGCTCCATGTTCAAGAAGCGCCCGGCCGTCAACAAATCCACACTCGATCTCATCCTCGCCTCGAACCCCAAGGACGAAGCCTTCGTCGTGAACTTTGCCGATGACGCCTATATCGACCAGGAGTTCACCTCGGACGTAAATAAACTGCGCGATGGCCTGTCGCATCTCGAATCTCGCGGAGGAACCGCCCTTTACGATGCCGTAGTCGCCTCCGCCGACAAACTCGCCGCCGATGCCAAGCGCCCCAAGCAGGTCATCGTCATCATCACCGACGGCGAAGACAACGCCAGCACCCTCAATCTCGAACAGGCTATCCGCCGCGTACAACAGCTCTCCGGCCCCGTCATCTACACCATCGGCCTGCTCTTCGGAGATGAAATGTCCCACAGCGAAGTGCGCCACGCAAGACGCGCACTCGAAATGCTCTCCGGCGAAACCGGCGGCATCGCCTTTTTTCCCAAATCACTCGATCAAGTCGATGAAATCGCAGCCGAAGTTGCCCGCGACATTCGCAGCCAATACACCCTCGGCTACCACTCCACCAAGCCGAGCACCGAGCCAGGATTCCGCAAAATTACCGTGCTCGCCCAGGCCAAAGGCGAAGGCAAACTCGTTGTCCGCACCCGCACCGGCTACTTCCCCACAGTAAAGAACGGCGCAACCCCCGGCAGCACAAAGCCACCAGCTTCGACCACACCACCCACTCCAACAGACCCTCCCAGCAGCAATTAA
- a CDS encoding VWA domain-containing protein, which yields MKDPAIPHSHVASAANALRHRHRLLSSAVPGAFLLVLLSAQPILAQDNPLDKVHVPPPSTTATPSTAEPKGAEAPALTGADAMKAAPGAKLRLDVDLVLLPVTITDPMNRLVTGLDQNDFFIYENNAPQKLKTFSCEDAPISIGIIMDLSGSMNSKLIRSRESILKFMKTANPQDEFFVIGFNDRPELIEDFTSSVEDIEARLQTVRSGHRTALLDAIYFGMDKMKFGRNDRKALLVVSDGGDNRSRYTEGEVKAQVRESDVQIYSIGIFDPYAPTTEERMGPILLNDLSEETGGRMFRVDDLADMDDIAIKISTELRNQYVLGYNPKSMQRDGKWRKVKVKLVPPQGLPPLTVHARTGYYAPLH from the coding sequence ATGAAAGATCCAGCTATCCCACACTCGCACGTTGCATCGGCTGCCAATGCTCTCCGCCATCGGCATCGCCTGCTGTCATCTGCCGTTCCGGGCGCATTCCTGCTTGTCCTTCTGTCAGCCCAGCCCATCCTCGCCCAGGACAACCCGCTCGACAAGGTTCACGTCCCTCCGCCATCCACCACCGCAACCCCCAGTACAGCGGAGCCCAAGGGAGCAGAAGCCCCTGCACTCACCGGCGCGGACGCAATGAAAGCCGCGCCCGGCGCCAAACTGCGTCTGGATGTCGACCTCGTTCTGCTCCCCGTCACCATCACCGATCCTATGAACCGCCTGGTCACCGGCCTCGATCAGAATGATTTCTTCATTTACGAAAACAATGCGCCGCAAAAGCTCAAGACATTCTCCTGCGAAGACGCACCCATCTCCATCGGCATCATCATGGACCTCTCCGGTTCCATGAATTCGAAGCTCATCCGCTCCCGCGAATCCATCCTTAAATTCATGAAAACAGCCAACCCCCAGGACGAATTCTTCGTCATCGGATTCAACGATCGCCCGGAATTGATTGAAGACTTCACCAGCTCGGTAGAAGACATCGAGGCCCGCCTGCAAACCGTTCGCTCCGGCCATCGCACAGCGCTGCTCGACGCCATCTACTTCGGTATGGACAAGATGAAATTCGGCCGCAACGACCGCAAAGCCCTCCTCGTCGTCTCCGATGGAGGCGACAATCGCTCACGTTACACCGAGGGCGAAGTCAAAGCCCAGGTGCGCGAATCCGACGTTCAAATCTACTCCATCGGCATTTTCGATCCCTATGCGCCTACCACCGAGGAGCGTATGGGGCCCATCCTGCTCAATGATCTGAGCGAAGAAACCGGTGGCCGCATGTTCCGCGTCGACGACCTGGCCGATATGGATGATATTGCCATCAAGATCTCCACCGAGCTGCGCAACCAGTATGTACTTGGTTACAACCCCAAATCCATGCAGCGAGACGGTAAGTGGCGTAAAGTGAAGGTGAAGCTGGTGCCTCCGCAGGGCCTGCCTCCCCTGACTGTCCATGCGCGCACCGGTTACTATGCCCCACTGCACTAA
- a CDS encoding N-acetylmuramoyl-L-alanine amidase family protein, giving the protein MSRRAGIRTGFLMAAGLLLATSPLATSLLAQGTAPAAGGARPVQAQTAQSQPTQVQPAQVQQAQPAQIQANQSAQTSPAAPRPTRFVVVLDAAHGGDDSGAQLDNAVAEKTVTLALSVQLRSLLAARGFAVVTTRESNVSIDSDARAQVANHVPAAACISLHASMIGSGVHVFVSSLGPTTPTRFLAWKTAQSAYVTRSLRLASTVNSALQHSSDSGSGAIPVLLARTSLAGVDSMACPAVAVEVAPIRDTDRTITTAVTDTGYQTQIAQALAAALLEWRTELLGDGPGSGGAVRQP; this is encoded by the coding sequence TTGAGTCGGCGAGCGGGTATTCGGACGGGTTTTCTGATGGCGGCTGGGCTGCTGCTGGCCACTTCTCCGTTGGCCACTTCTCTGCTGGCCCAAGGTACGGCTCCTGCTGCTGGTGGCGCCAGACCTGTACAGGCTCAAACAGCTCAGTCTCAACCCACTCAGGTCCAACCTGCTCAGGTTCAGCAGGCTCAGCCCGCCCAGATACAGGCAAATCAGTCAGCGCAAACTTCGCCTGCCGCTCCTCGCCCTACTCGATTTGTGGTGGTGCTGGATGCGGCGCATGGAGGCGATGACAGCGGAGCGCAACTGGACAACGCAGTGGCGGAGAAAACCGTGACGCTGGCCTTGAGCGTACAGCTTCGCTCGTTGCTGGCGGCACGGGGATTTGCCGTGGTGACTACCCGCGAATCCAATGTGAGTATCGATTCGGATGCGAGGGCGCAGGTTGCGAATCATGTTCCGGCGGCAGCCTGTATCAGTTTGCATGCTTCGATGATCGGCTCGGGCGTGCATGTTTTTGTTTCTTCGCTGGGGCCTACGACGCCGACGAGGTTTCTGGCGTGGAAGACGGCGCAGTCGGCATACGTGACACGGAGTTTGAGGCTGGCGAGCACGGTCAACAGCGCATTGCAGCACAGCTCCGATTCGGGTTCCGGGGCGATTCCGGTTTTGCTGGCGAGGACTTCGCTGGCGGGTGTGGATAGCATGGCTTGCCCGGCGGTTGCGGTCGAGGTTGCTCCTATACGGGATACAGACAGGACGATCACCACGGCTGTTACCGATACCGGATATCAGACGCAGATTGCTCAGGCACTGGCGGCGGCCCTGCTGGAGTGGCGGACGGAGCTGCTTGGGGATGGGCCAGGTAGCGGTGGGGCGGTGCGTCAGCCATGA